In Arthrobacter citreus, a single genomic region encodes these proteins:
- a CDS encoding MBL fold metallo-hydrolase: MQLINEGIEKMNGYGIYQVTIPLPFWNDNVHCYLARREGMWTIIDTAMNRNETRLAWKVAFNKYGVEPHRDVERILITHHHPDHFEYVKELQQQTGADVFLSEKEQAVARNVLEAEAFSTFYLSAGMPHDLIKQLHPVNTSTNRFPNNVCTIETNRFYPIGELLFEAIQMPGHSDGHICFYNSEEQILLSGDHLTRETIPYISYHGYGNKNPLSMYLETLKTMQLMEISLVLPGHGPIFMDAQERINELLHHYEERIGFVLEQITGEMSAYQVSNTLIPIGSSVLEKWIALGETNAYLSYLVAKGEIREYKDGLQNKYVRM, from the coding sequence ATGCAATTAATTAATGAAGGAATCGAAAAAATGAATGGATACGGCATCTATCAAGTAACAATTCCACTACCTTTCTGGAATGATAATGTTCATTGTTACTTAGCTCGTAGAGAAGGAATGTGGACAATCATCGATACGGCAATGAATCGTAATGAAACACGTCTTGCCTGGAAAGTTGCGTTTAATAAATACGGTGTTGAACCACATCGTGATGTTGAGCGTATCTTGATAACACATCATCACCCTGATCATTTTGAATACGTAAAAGAATTACAACAGCAAACTGGAGCGGATGTTTTTCTAAGTGAGAAAGAACAAGCCGTCGCCCGGAATGTTCTAGAAGCGGAAGCATTTTCAACATTTTACTTATCAGCAGGCATGCCGCATGATCTAATAAAGCAATTACACCCTGTGAACACATCAACTAACAGATTTCCGAACAACGTGTGTACCATAGAAACAAATAGGTTTTATCCTATTGGTGAGCTTCTATTTGAAGCTATACAAATGCCTGGTCATTCGGATGGGCACATCTGTTTTTATAATAGTGAAGAACAGATTCTTCTGTCAGGAGATCATTTGACTAGAGAAACTATTCCTTATATTTCATATCATGGCTACGGAAATAAAAATCCATTAAGTATGTATCTTGAGACATTAAAAACGATGCAATTAATGGAAATTTCATTAGTTTTACCAGGACATGGTCCCATTTTTATGGATGCACAAGAGAGAATTAACGAATTACTACATCATTATGAAGAACGAATTGGTTTCGTACTCGAGCAGATTACAGGAGAGATGAGTGCTTATCAAGTATCAAATACTTTAATTCCAATAGGTTCAAGTGTACTAGAAAAGTGGATTGCACTAGGAGAGACTAATGCCTATTTAAGTTATTTAGTTGCAAAAGGTGAAATACGTGAGTATAAAGATGGGCTTCAAAATAAATACGTAAGAATGTAA
- a CDS encoding TrmB family transcriptional regulator, giving the protein MVELLKKIGLSDLEARCYLALHEEPGISGYEVAKRVSVSRTNVYSALRSLTDKGACRCIEGDPARYDAVPIEQLTKHLQTEFEQVTKVLVNQLKSPTIIAPSFYNWQGDKQLSTTIRRIIANAKDFIVIDIWSEDLHWVEDDLLDAENRGVNVILITIGECQTSLKNIFVHIRSEDWSISSLRNFSILCDSKKALIGGFGNSTKLTALETDHPSVVGMLKTAFYHDLIMQHIEKDFQTELLERYGEKYKKILDFYAFEKGWNI; this is encoded by the coding sequence ATGGTTGAACTTTTAAAAAAAATAGGATTATCTGACCTTGAAGCACGTTGCTATTTGGCATTACATGAAGAGCCTGGAATATCAGGTTATGAAGTAGCTAAAAGAGTATCAGTTTCACGTACTAATGTTTATTCTGCTTTGAGATCATTAACGGACAAGGGTGCTTGTCGATGCATAGAAGGAGATCCAGCTAGATACGATGCTGTTCCCATAGAACAATTAACAAAACATTTACAAACGGAATTTGAACAAGTAACAAAAGTATTAGTAAATCAATTAAAGTCTCCAACTATAATTGCTCCTTCTTTTTATAATTGGCAAGGAGATAAGCAACTTAGTACAACTATTCGTCGAATAATTGCCAACGCAAAAGATTTCATTGTAATAGACATATGGTCAGAAGATTTACATTGGGTTGAAGATGACTTACTTGATGCTGAAAATAGAGGTGTCAACGTGATACTTATTACAATTGGAGAATGTCAAACATCACTTAAGAACATTTTTGTCCATATTCGAAGTGAAGATTGGAGCATTTCTAGTTTAAGAAATTTTTCTATTTTATGCGATTCAAAAAAAGCTTTAATCGGTGGTTTTGGAAATTCAACAAAACTCACTGCCTTAGAAACTGACCATCCATCAGTAGTTGGAATGTTAAAAACTGCTTTTTACCATGATCTAATCATGCAACATATTGAAAAAGATTTTCAAACTGAACTTCTGGAGAGATATGGTGAAAAATACAAAAAAATATTAGATTTTTATGCTTTTGAAAAAGGTTGGAATATCTAA
- a CDS encoding alpha/beta hydrolase — MRVDSEIGNTKKIRLNYGDDQWQYGELRIPEGTGPHPVAVVIHGGFWKSMFAVDLMDAVAEDLTKRGIATWNIEYRRVGNIGGAYPGTLNDVANATDFIETIGEQYDLDLTKVVAMGHSAGGQLAFWLAGRYRLQEDSILKTSSAPLLLKGVVSLGGIIDLELMNNLINYKQRIVKNMKIDNPVTDYVGGTPFEVPERYAEVSPVQLLPLKVPQVLIHGDLDVNVPVKLSVLYKELAEKAGDQVKMITLPNVEHFEIIDPNSKVWDNIVNEVMNLLKD, encoded by the coding sequence ATGAGAGTTGATAGTGAAATTGGAAACACAAAAAAGATACGGTTGAATTATGGTGATGATCAGTGGCAATACGGAGAATTACGTATTCCTGAAGGTACAGGACCACATCCTGTAGCTGTCGTTATTCATGGAGGATTTTGGAAATCGATGTTTGCGGTAGATTTAATGGATGCCGTTGCAGAAGATCTTACTAAACGTGGAATAGCAACTTGGAATATTGAATATAGAAGGGTAGGTAACATTGGAGGTGCTTATCCTGGTACTTTAAATGATGTTGCCAATGCAACAGACTTTATAGAAACAATAGGCGAACAATATGATTTGGATTTAACAAAAGTGGTTGCAATGGGCCATTCAGCTGGAGGCCAGCTTGCTTTCTGGTTAGCGGGCCGTTATCGTCTACAAGAAGATAGTATATTAAAAACATCCAGTGCCCCCCTATTACTTAAAGGAGTAGTCAGTTTAGGTGGCATAATTGACTTAGAACTTATGAATAACCTGATTAATTACAAACAAAGAATAGTAAAAAATATGAAAATTGATAACCCAGTAACTGACTATGTAGGGGGTACACCATTTGAAGTACCTGAAAGATATGCTGAGGTTTCACCAGTTCAATTGCTTCCGTTAAAAGTTCCCCAAGTATTGATTCATGGTGATTTAGATGTAAATGTTCCAGTAAAATTAAGTGTCCTATATAAAGAACTTGCCGAAAAAGCAGGTGACCAAGTTAAGATGATTACGTTACCTAATGTCGAACATTTTGAAATTATTGATCCAAATTCTAAGGTATGGGACAACATTGTTAATGAGGTTATGAATTTATTGAAGGATTAA
- a CDS encoding transcription antiterminator produces the protein MISKRQKDIVMSLMKAKEPVTAEWMAKELGFSDRTIRNEIKELQSQCSSLGIIIESVRGKGYILDIKDYEVFEKEYNSNENEAIDENKSDFSEKENRVMYILKRFLLEKRPIKIENLEGELFVSKPKVQNDLKIVREILERYQLKLVTRPHYGTQVEGDEYMKRLCLSSFMLSRNSNLIIESNSFHVLDENLFEKIKEIIVKKVNEYKIEISDIALENLATHITIGCKRIEEGFVIESLEHDLTGKYPLEKIVANEIVKEVEEFTGFKFPQSEINYIIVHLLGTKLIHKNTLKEFSHFDELDNIIHCMLERLKNELNWDFHDDEEFIQSMTLHIRPAMNRLRYNLNIRNPLLNEIKRKYPSAFEGAAIASRCIEEYLEIEVGENEIAYIALHIGVALEKMKTRQKRPKRVIVVCASGVGSARLLYYRLQNVFKDEIDIVASTNYYQLKEYDLSSIDFIISTIPIKEVIVVPVQVVNTFLGEEDIENIREGLLHVKKNGEKSYLDESRVFIHKDFGDKESAIRFLCEELYKQKLVSKDYINSVLERESLAPTSFGNLVAIPHALTPETEDTFWTICTLRKPIEWTDKQMVQFICLLNVKKEPNEDDLEGMYKRLLALIENSATVKKILKGKSAEEIIRILNDTKLI, from the coding sequence GTGATTTCGAAACGACAAAAAGACATCGTGATGTCTTTAATGAAAGCAAAAGAACCTGTTACAGCTGAATGGATGGCAAAAGAACTTGGTTTTAGTGATAGAACCATTCGCAACGAGATTAAAGAACTTCAATCACAATGCTCGTCGTTAGGAATAATCATTGAGTCGGTTCGAGGAAAAGGATATATATTAGATATAAAAGATTATGAAGTGTTTGAAAAGGAGTATAATTCTAATGAGAATGAAGCGATAGATGAAAATAAATCGGATTTTTCTGAAAAGGAAAATCGGGTTATGTATATATTAAAACGCTTTTTATTAGAAAAGAGACCAATCAAAATAGAAAACCTTGAGGGGGAGCTATTTGTTTCAAAGCCTAAGGTTCAAAATGACTTGAAAATTGTCCGTGAAATATTGGAAAGATATCAATTGAAGTTAGTTACCAGACCACATTATGGTACGCAGGTTGAAGGCGATGAATATATGAAGCGGCTATGTTTATCAAGTTTTATGTTAAGCCGAAATAGCAACTTAATCATTGAAAGTAATTCTTTTCATGTTTTGGATGAAAACCTGTTTGAAAAGATAAAAGAAATCATCGTAAAAAAAGTGAATGAATACAAAATTGAAATATCCGACATTGCACTCGAAAATTTGGCAACCCATATTACAATTGGATGTAAGAGAATTGAAGAAGGTTTTGTCATTGAAAGCCTCGAACACGATTTAACAGGAAAATATCCCTTAGAAAAAATTGTTGCCAATGAAATTGTCAAAGAAGTTGAGGAGTTTACAGGCTTTAAATTCCCGCAATCTGAAATTAATTATATTATTGTCCATTTGTTGGGGACAAAATTAATTCACAAGAATACGTTGAAAGAATTTAGTCATTTTGATGAGTTAGATAACATAATTCATTGCATGCTGGAAAGATTGAAAAATGAATTAAATTGGGATTTTCATGATGATGAAGAATTCATTCAATCGATGACTTTACATATACGGCCAGCAATGAACCGGTTGCGTTATAACTTAAACATTCGTAATCCATTATTAAACGAAATTAAAAGGAAATATCCTAGCGCCTTTGAAGGTGCTGCCATTGCCAGCAGATGCATTGAGGAATATTTGGAGATTGAGGTAGGAGAAAACGAGATTGCTTATATTGCATTGCACATAGGTGTGGCATTAGAAAAAATGAAGACAAGGCAGAAAAGGCCAAAACGGGTGATTGTGGTGTGTGCTTCTGGCGTTGGAAGTGCAAGACTATTGTATTATCGTTTGCAAAATGTGTTTAAAGATGAAATCGATATTGTAGCTTCAACCAATTATTATCAATTAAAAGAATACGACCTTTCCTCTATTGATTTTATTATTAGTACGATTCCAATAAAAGAAGTTATAGTTGTTCCAGTACAAGTGGTCAACACATTTTTAGGAGAAGAAGATATTGAAAATATCCGAGAAGGCTTATTACATGTTAAAAAGAATGGGGAAAAAAGTTATTTAGATGAATCAAGAGTTTTTATTCATAAAGACTTTGGGGATAAAGAAAGCGCTATCCGTTTTTTATGTGAAGAATTATATAAACAAAAGCTCGTCTCCAAAGATTACATAAATTCTGTGTTGGAAAGGGAGTCGCTTGCTCCAACCAGCTTTGGGAATCTGGTGGCCATCCCTCATGCACTTACACCGGAAACAGAGGACACATTTTGGACTATATGCACGTTAAGGAAGCCCATCGAATGGACTGATAAACAAATGGTTCAATTTATCTGCTTGTTAAATGTAAAAAAAGAACCTAATGAGGATGATCTGGAAGGTATGTATAAAAGGCTCTTGGCTCTAATTGAAAACAGTGCAACAGTTAAAAAAATACTAAAAGGTAAGTCTGCTGAAGAAATTATAAGGATTTTAAATGATACGAAATTGATATGA
- a CDS encoding MFS transporter has protein sequence MSNAVRKLWGYKYVILFIVWLLYIINYFDRVAVLTFLPFIQKDMNLTPVQVGQIASAFFFAYAVGQVTSGFLADKFGPKKVMNVAIIVFTLVSVVTGFVKNFTQFIALRIGLGLGEAHHFPPSAKAISNWFPYSERGKALSIFNTSNYVGLALVPIILTNLSASLFDGQWRPVFFTLAIPGVIGILLLWLFFKDTPEEMYKKGRISKSELDFINLNKEATLQVTTKEKVNHKIYLKDRTFYVICLMMFCQIGILWGFTTWLSTFLVQQHNFNIKEMGFVSALPPIISIISILMGGWLMDKFNKMKPIALIAYIGCIPVLWMLGSVSKGNTPMLLTLLLASGFFVAFNSGSLTAALQKRYPSEVVGSVTGMVNGCGQLGAFVTPLVAGYLITVRTGGSFDFTKVFIFFSVLAAIAAVSALFLKEKPVQTNEIVKNAVNNQIV, from the coding sequence ATGTCAAATGCAGTAAGGAAATTATGGGGATATAAATACGTTATACTGTTTATCGTTTGGCTACTATATATAATCAATTACTTTGATCGTGTAGCTGTGTTAACTTTCTTACCATTCATACAAAAAGATATGAATTTAACGCCAGTCCAAGTTGGGCAAATCGCTTCTGCGTTCTTTTTCGCGTATGCAGTCGGTCAGGTTACTTCGGGATTTTTAGCGGATAAATTCGGACCCAAAAAGGTCATGAATGTTGCCATAATTGTTTTTACTTTAGTAAGTGTAGTTACTGGATTTGTCAAAAATTTTACCCAGTTTATTGCTTTGCGAATAGGTTTAGGGCTTGGAGAAGCACATCATTTTCCACCTTCGGCTAAAGCAATTAGTAATTGGTTCCCATATTCAGAACGTGGTAAAGCCCTTTCAATTTTTAATACTTCAAATTACGTTGGATTAGCACTAGTACCTATCATCTTAACTAATCTCTCTGCTTCTTTATTTGACGGTCAGTGGAGACCTGTATTCTTCACATTAGCTATTCCTGGTGTAATTGGTATTTTACTACTTTGGTTGTTCTTTAAAGATACACCAGAAGAAATGTATAAAAAAGGCAGAATAAGTAAAAGTGAATTAGACTTTATAAATCTGAATAAAGAGGCAACTCTACAAGTAACTACGAAGGAAAAAGTTAACCACAAAATTTACTTGAAAGATCGTACCTTCTATGTGATTTGCTTGATGATGTTTTGTCAGATCGGTATTCTTTGGGGGTTCACAACTTGGCTTAGCACTTTCTTAGTTCAACAACACAACTTTAATATTAAGGAAATGGGATTTGTCTCAGCATTACCTCCAATAATTAGTATCATCAGTATTTTAATGGGTGGTTGGTTGATGGATAAATTTAACAAAATGAAGCCGATTGCTCTAATCGCTTATATTGGATGTATTCCTGTACTTTGGATGCTCGGATCTGTTAGTAAGGGAAATACACCTATGCTATTAACTTTACTATTGGCTTCAGGATTTTTTGTAGCATTTAACTCTGGTTCTCTTACAGCTGCACTTCAAAAAAGATACCCTAGTGAAGTTGTCGGTAGTGTAACGGGAATGGTTAATGGTTGTGGTCAGTTGGGGGCATTTGTAACCCCGTTAGTAGCCGGTTATTTAATAACAGTTCGTACAGGTGGAAGTTTTGATTTCACTAAAGTATTTATATTTTTCTCAGTTCTTGCAGCTATAGCAGCAGTAAGTGCTCTTTTCCTAAAAGAAAAACCAGTCCAAACCAATGAAATAGTTAAAAACGCTGTAAATAATCAGATTGTATGA
- a CDS encoding SpoVR family protein: MKASDYRALEYAIDEITEIARGFGLDFYPMRYEICPADIIYTFGAYGMPTRFSHWSFGKQFYKMKLHYDLGLSKIYELVINSDPCYAFLLDTNSLVQNKLIVAHVLAHCDFFKNNIRFSNTKRDMVESMAATAERIKHYEHIYGKQEVENFLDAVLSIQEHIDPSLMRPKLAYDLENDFPLKEKKRVTPYDDLWNMDHSKEKKNDSNLIPIKRKQFPPQPEKDILLFIEEYSRELEEWQRDILTMLREEMLYFWPQLETKIMNEGWASYWHIRIMRELNLDSNEAIEYAKLNAGVVQPSKTSINPYYLGLRMFEDIEERYNHPTKEMRELGVKPGSGREKMFEVRELESDSSFIRNYLTKDLVMREDMYLFQRQGKEYKVTDKAWENVRDQLVVSRVNGGFPYIVVQEGDYLKNGELYLKHSYENMELDVKYVEKVVPYIHQLWGRGVHLETNIEGKSVLFSYDGKNIHRKYI, from the coding sequence ATGAAGGCAAGTGATTATAGGGCTTTGGAATATGCAATCGATGAAATAACAGAAATTGCGAGAGGATTTGGGCTAGATTTTTACCCAATGCGCTATGAAATCTGTCCTGCAGATATCATTTATACTTTCGGCGCATATGGTATGCCTACAAGATTCTCCCACTGGAGCTTCGGAAAACAGTTTTATAAGATGAAGCTTCATTACGATTTGGGATTAAGTAAAATTTACGAATTGGTTATTAACTCTGACCCATGTTACGCGTTTTTATTAGATACAAACTCTCTCGTTCAAAATAAATTAATCGTTGCACACGTTTTAGCCCATTGTGACTTCTTTAAAAATAACATACGTTTCTCAAATACAAAGAGAGATATGGTTGAAAGTATGGCAGCTACTGCTGAACGAATTAAGCACTATGAACATATTTACGGAAAACAAGAAGTAGAAAATTTCCTAGATGCAGTTCTCTCTATTCAAGAACATATTGATCCATCATTAATGAGACCAAAACTGGCATATGATTTAGAAAATGATTTTCCACTTAAAGAGAAGAAAAGAGTTACACCATATGATGATCTTTGGAATATGGATCACAGTAAAGAAAAGAAAAATGACTCAAATCTTATCCCTATTAAACGTAAACAATTCCCACCTCAACCAGAAAAAGATATCCTCTTATTTATTGAAGAATACTCAAGAGAACTAGAAGAATGGCAACGTGACATTTTGACAATGTTACGGGAGGAAATGCTGTATTTCTGGCCACAGCTTGAGACGAAAATTATGAATGAAGGCTGGGCAAGTTATTGGCATATAAGAATTATGCGTGAACTAAATCTTGATTCAAATGAAGCAATTGAATACGCAAAACTAAACGCGGGTGTTGTTCAACCATCTAAAACAAGCATTAATCCATATTATTTAGGACTAAGAATGTTTGAAGACATCGAAGAGCGATACAATCACCCAACAAAAGAAATGCGTGAGTTAGGTGTTAAACCTGGAAGCGGTCGAGAAAAAATGTTTGAAGTCCGTGAGTTAGAATCTGATAGCTCATTTATACGAAACTACTTAACTAAAGATCTTGTCATGCGTGAAGATATGTATTTATTCCAGAGACAAGGTAAGGAATATAAAGTCACTGATAAGGCATGGGAAAATGTTAGAGACCAACTTGTAGTTAGCAGGGTAAATGGAGGATTTCCATATATCGTTGTACAAGAAGGAGATTATTTAAAAAATGGTGAGCTTTATTTGAAGCATTCCTATGAAAATATGGAATTAGATGTGAAGTATGTGGAGAAGGTAGTGCCTTATATTCATCAGTTGTGGGGTAGAGGGGTTCATTTAGAGACGAATATAGAAGGTAAGTCTGTGTTGTTTAGTTATGATGGGAAGAATATTCATCGGAAGTATATATAA